In Hyalangium ruber, the DNA window ATGGCTTCGCGCAGATGGGCTTCATCGTCATGGTGCTCGATCCCCGGGGCACTCCGGGCCGGAGCAAAGCCTTTCAGGACGCGACCTATGGCCGGGTCGGCCAGAGCGAGATTCCCGACTACGTCGCGGGCCTCAAGCAGGCCGCCGCGACCCGTCCCTGGATGGACATGGAGCGTGTCGGCATCTTCGGCCACTCGTGGGGCGGCTACTTCGCCCTCCGCGGCATGCTGATGGCTCCGGAGGTCTTCAAGGCGGGCTACGCGGGGGCCCCGGGCGCGTTGGAGGAAGAGGCGCTCATCAACGAGCCCTACCTCGGCCTCCCCAGCATGAATCCCGCCGGCTACCAGGCCGGGTCCAACCTGGCATTGGCCGGGAACCTCCAGGGATCGCTCAAGATGATGCATGGCTCCAGCGACGTGAACGCGTCCCTCTCCACGACGATGCGCATGGCCGACGCGCTGATCCGCGCAGGCAAGCACTTCGAGCTGCTCATCATGCCGGGACAGCCCCACAATCCCCAGCCGCCCGCGGATCGCTACTATTTCGACGACATCCAGCTGTTCTTCGTCCGAACCCTCGGCGGTCCACGCTGAGGCATTCCATGGGACCACCCACCAGCGCTTCACGCCCTAGGGAGGTGTAGGACTTTGGAGCCATCGGATCCCCTGGAGCACAATCGCGAGACTCCCCCTCGCGCGTCCACGGGACATGGCACTCTTCCCCCCTGCTCCAGCAGCTCCGACTCCTGCCTTTCCCCAGCCGCCCGAGCCGCCGTCCACGCTCCCCACGCCACACGCGAAGCTCCTGGGGCGCCTGGACTTCCTGCTCTCGGAGAACCTGCGAAGGGCCTCCCCGTGGGAGCTCGTCCGTTATCGCATCCTGGTGGGCGCCGCCTGCTTCCTGCTCCTGCTCAATGTGCTCTATGCGGCGTGGGCACTGCTGCTGAACCTCCCTCCCTACCAGCCCCTCACCGCGGCCCTGCTCTATGGGGGAACGCTGCTGTTGGCGCGCAAGTCCTCCACCCCTGCCCTCCCCGCCGCGCTCTTGCTGGGGTGCATCGGACTGGTGGTCGTGGGGGCCACCTTCTCGGGGGATGTTCCCTCGGCCAGCACCCATGCGGTGTCCATGCTGCTCCCCGCGCTCGCCGTGTACCTGGGCGGTGCGCGGGTGGGGCTGCTCTTCACGCTGATCTATCTCCTGGTCATCGCGCTGCTCTACCCGCTCTACGTCACGCTGGCCGGCCTCTCCATCCCGTCCCCACCCCTCTGGCTGGCGCACTTCTTCGCGGCGTTCTCCTTCATGGGGGCCTGGGGACTGGGCGCACTGCACAACGCCGCGAAGGATGCGGCCCAGCGCTCGCTGGAGCAGACGCTGAAGGAGCTGCGGGAGGGAGAACGCAAGCTGCTGAGCCTCATCGAGAGCACCGAGGATCTGGTGGCCTCGGTCGACCTCGAGGGGCGCGTGCTGACCATCAACTCCGCGCTCAAGCACCTCTACCGCAAGCGCTTTGGCGTGGAGCTCGAGCCGGGCATGGCGTTCTTCGGCCCGATGGGTCCCGAGCAGTTCGAGCGCTGGGCGCCACACCTGGCTCAGGCACTGCAGGGAAAACGCGCGCGCTTCGAGGAGCTGCTCCCGGGCGCCTCCCAGTCCCTGGTGGACATCAGCGTCAACCCCATCTTCAGCGAGGCGGGGCAGGTGGTGGGACTGACGCTCATGGGCCGCGATCTCACCGCTCGCCGGCAGGCCGAGGTCCGGCTGGAGGAGATGCACCGCACCCTGGTGGATGTCTCCCGCCAGGCGGGCATGGCCGAGGTCGCCACCAGCGTGCTCCACAACGTGGGCAACACCCTCAACAGCGTCAACATCTCCACGTCCCTCGTCACGGATGGGCTCCGGCAGTCCCGCGTCTCGGGTGTGAGCAAGGCCGCGCGCCTCCTGCGCGAGTACACCTCGGTGCCCACTTCCGCCCTGGGGCAGGATCCACAAGCCCAGAAGCTGGCCACCTATCTCACCGCGCTGGCCGATGAGCTCCAGAACGAGCGCGAGGCGATGCTCCAGGAGATGCTCGCCCTCACCGGGAGCGTGGACCACATCAAGTCCATCATCAGCATGCAGCAGAAGCACGCGCGCACCGCGGGCGCCGTGGAGCAGGTGGCGGTGCCTCAGCTCATCCACGAGGCGCTGCGTCTGCATGCCGTCTCCTTCGAGCAGCGGGGCATCCGCATCGAGCAGGACTATGCCCAGGTTCCTCCGCTGGTCGTGGACCGGCACAAGCTCTTGCAGATCCTCATCAACCTGCTGAGCAACGCGCGCCACGCGCTGGAGGCGAGCCCCCAGCCGGACAAGTGCCTCACCCTCCGTCTGCGGGGAAAAGCCGAAGGAGGGTGGCTGCTCATCGAGGTGGCCGACAACGGTGTAGGCATCGCCCCGGAACACCTGCCCCGCCTCTTCAGCCAGGGCTTCACGACCAAGAGGATGGGGCACGGGTTCGGCCTGCACATCAGCGCCCTGGCCACCGCGGAGCTGAACGGCCGGCTCACCTGTTCCAGCGCCGGCCTCGGGCAGGGCGCGACCTTCACCCTCGAGCTGCCGCTCATGGCGGAGGACAGCTCGAAGATGCCCTCCGCCTGGCTCCCCT includes these proteins:
- a CDS encoding sensor histidine kinase, with amino-acid sequence MALFPPAPAAPTPAFPQPPEPPSTLPTPHAKLLGRLDFLLSENLRRASPWELVRYRILVGAACFLLLLNVLYAAWALLLNLPPYQPLTAALLYGGTLLLARKSSTPALPAALLLGCIGLVVVGATFSGDVPSASTHAVSMLLPALAVYLGGARVGLLFTLIYLLVIALLYPLYVTLAGLSIPSPPLWLAHFFAAFSFMGAWGLGALHNAAKDAAQRSLEQTLKELREGERKLLSLIESTEDLVASVDLEGRVLTINSALKHLYRKRFGVELEPGMAFFGPMGPEQFERWAPHLAQALQGKRARFEELLPGASQSLVDISVNPIFSEAGQVVGLTLMGRDLTARRQAEVRLEEMHRTLVDVSRQAGMAEVATSVLHNVGNTLNSVNISTSLVTDGLRQSRVSGVSKAARLLREYTSVPTSALGQDPQAQKLATYLTALADELQNEREAMLQEMLALTGSVDHIKSIISMQQKHARTAGAVEQVAVPQLIHEALRLHAVSFEQRGIRIEQDYAQVPPLVVDRHKLLQILINLLSNARHALEASPQPDKCLTLRLRGKAEGGWLLIEVADNGVGIAPEHLPRLFSQGFTTKRMGHGFGLHISALATAELNGRLTCSSAGLGQGATFTLELPLMAEDSSKMPSAWLPSFPSSST